In Lotus japonicus ecotype B-129 chromosome 5, LjGifu_v1.2, one genomic interval encodes:
- the LOC130717479 gene encoding protein MAINTENANCE OF MERISTEMS-like, with amino-acid sequence MVELPLEETSGEQSSSEPSGEESASETASEASEGGADDDLIQRVAPFPGGPEDLSLLAHYPDHKAPWTWQALLRTDPRYVDRRTLRVATVGGKVWNLPCDGDSEAHTAVRQLLQQTGLYHLPWCGLPETDPAVVLALVERWHEETSSFHMPFGEMTITLDDVSAILHLPTGSRFYTPGRGERDEVAALCAQLLGGSVAAYLAEFEAAGGQNIRFITLKTMYTSAMDGGRYEDAARIWLVNQLGATLFASKSGGYHTTVYWIGMLEDLGRVSEYAWGAIALASLYEQLSRASRRKTAQIGGFTSLVLSWAYEYISSSVIIRTEVPGYTQDQPRAQRWSTSRIAHSGLDERRVMLDELTVDDITWTPFEDHRDVRPRDPRALYSGYIRTPYGRSVSLHLPERVMRQFGFIQDIPRHPSEIQTTGSLAETADAAYAEFEPHLRPQGIPATYPGEAVEGYMRWYSRVSHVFIIPEDRREELSAVSAIRRGVELLEQSLEVPGAYAPGARCLCSRDTAPDPNPRPTVLTGGMPH; translated from the exons ATGGTTGAGTTACCTCTTGAGGAGACATCTGGCGAGCAGTCTTCTTCGGAGCCCAGTGGCGAGGAGTCTGCTTCTGAGACTGCTTCTGAGGccagtg AGGGCGGTGCGGATGACGACCTCATCCAGAGGGTGGCACCGTTTCCCGGGGGGCCTGAGGATCTGTCGCTTCTTGCGCATTATCCTGACCACAAGGCTCCTTGGACGTGGCAGGCACTTCTTCGCACAGACCCGCGGTACGTGGACCGTCGGACATTGAGGGTGGCCACTGTTGGGGGGAAGGTATGGAACCTCCCCTGTGATGGCGATTCAGAGGCCCACACAGCTGTGCGACAGCTGCTGCAGCAGACGGGTTTGTATCACCTGCCTTGGTGCGGGTTACCGGAGACAGACCCAGCTGTCGTACTGGCCCTTGttgagagatggcatgaggagacgagtagcttccacatgccgttcggggagatgactatcaccctggacgatGTGTCGGCTATTCTCCATCTTCCCAcagggtcgaggttctacactCCGGGCAGAGGGGAGCGAGACGAGGTTGCAGCGCTCTGCGCCCAGCtcctgggaggatctgttgctgCTTATCTGGCTGAGTTTGAGGCGGCGGGTGGCCAGAACATTCGGTTCATTACTTTGAAGACCATGTACACGTCTGCTATGGATG ggggacgctatgaggatgctgctaggatctggctggtgaaccagcttggtGCCACCCTCTTTGCCAGCAAGAGTGGTGGTTACCACACTACTGTCTACTGGATCGGGATGCTTGAGGACCTCGGTCGCGTGTCGGAGTACGCGTGGGGTGCGATTGCGCTGGCTTCGTTGTACGAACAGCTGAGTCGTGCTTCCCGCAGGAAGACAGCGCAGATCGGTGGGTTCACCTCCCTCGTGCTGTCATGGGCGTATGAGTACATATCCAGCAGCGTCATTATCAGGACGGAGGTCCCCGGCTAcacacaggaccagcctagggcgcagcggtggtccacgtctcggatcgcgcattccggactcgatgagagacgggtcatgctcgatgagcttacAGTGGATGATATCACATGGACCCCTTTTGAGGACCATCGAGATGTTCGACCGCGGGATCCCAGGGCCCTCTATTCCGGCTACATCCGGACACCTTACGGCCGGTCTGTGAGCCTACATCTACCAGAGCGGgttatgcgccagtttggcttcatacaggacatccctcgacacccctctgagatccagacgacggggtcccttgctgagaccgcagatgctgcctatgctgagtttgagccgcacctccgccctcaggggatacctgctacatatccgggagaggcggtggagggttacatgaggtggtatagcagagtgtcacatgtgttcatcatccctgaggataggagggaggagcttagtgccgtg tctgccatacgtaggggtgtggagttgttggagcagtccCTGGAGGTGCCAGGTGCTTATGCTCCAGGTGCCAGGTGCTTATGCTCCAGGGACACAGCCCCGGATCCTAACCCAAGGCCAACCGTCCTGACCGGCGGA